From Streptomyces asiaticus, one genomic window encodes:
- a CDS encoding cytochrome P450, which translates to MEIAGTKIPAGEPVLVLLGSANRDPRPFADPDRFDIHRDARGHLGFSHGVHHCPGAPPARLEATIALRALPERCPGLALDTGPDTLVWRPSMMRGLLRLPVRFTPAG; encoded by the coding sequence GTGGAGATCGCGGGCACCAAGATCCCCGCGGGCGAGCCGGTCCTGGTGCTGCTCGGCTCGGCCAACCGCGACCCGCGGCCCTTCGCCGACCCCGACCGCTTCGACATCCACCGGGACGCCCGGGGCCACCTGGGCTTCAGCCACGGCGTCCACCACTGTCCGGGGGCGCCGCCGGCCCGGCTGGAGGCCACGATCGCGCTGCGGGCGCTGCCGGAGCGGTGTCCTGGCCTGGCCCTGGACACCGGCCCGGACACCCTCGTCTGGCGCCCCAGCATGATGCGTGGCCTTCTGCGGCTGCCGGTGCGGTTCACCCCTGCGGGGTAG
- a CDS encoding YihY/virulence factor BrkB family protein has translation MSGGESAGYGEKVQPAEETSKPSGRLRKARALYRNVSKRRMAWLLLKDTIHSCMEYRVTGLAAEAAFFTLLSLPPLLLALIGLLGYFDAWTSTDTVATIRQNILDASATVLSDRGVKEIARPLLDDVIKGGRPDVISLGFAIALWSGSRAVNVFVDTITIMYGLEGKRGIVRTRLLSFLLYLVALVIGAVALPLMVIGPEAVVDLLPSSGDLVPVLYWPVVILLSIAFLTTLYHVSVPVRSPWPEDIPGALVALAIWVLGSFLLRIYLVHTVEGPTIYGSLAAPVAVLLWIGVSAFAVLVGAAVNAAIDRVWPSVATAAGRAERAARAREEAARMRAKEQRTADDGAAEITPPSEFPERWAQFLPHGDIRSRLHTKREAGEKTGEKPGEKAAGKAGKAGKAAGEPAGRPADQPSGPAQPSGPAQPSGKAAGEPRTPRQGPRRPEVRSAADGADDSAADDDHPVR, from the coding sequence ATGAGCGGCGGTGAAAGCGCCGGATACGGTGAGAAGGTGCAGCCAGCAGAAGAAACATCGAAGCCGTCCGGCCGGCTCCGCAAGGCCCGCGCCCTGTACCGCAATGTGTCCAAGCGCAGGATGGCCTGGCTGCTGCTGAAGGACACCATCCATTCCTGTATGGAGTACCGGGTCACCGGGCTCGCCGCCGAAGCGGCCTTCTTCACCCTGCTGTCGCTGCCGCCCCTGCTGCTCGCCCTGATCGGGCTGCTCGGCTACTTCGACGCCTGGACCAGCACCGACACGGTGGCCACCATCCGGCAGAACATCCTCGACGCCTCCGCGACCGTGCTGTCCGACCGGGGCGTCAAGGAGATCGCCCGGCCGCTGCTGGACGATGTGATCAAGGGCGGCCGTCCCGATGTGATCTCGCTGGGCTTCGCCATCGCCCTGTGGTCCGGCTCCCGCGCGGTGAACGTGTTCGTGGACACCATCACGATCATGTATGGGCTGGAGGGGAAGCGCGGGATCGTCAGGACCCGTCTGCTGTCCTTCCTGCTCTACCTGGTGGCACTCGTGATCGGGGCGGTGGCGCTGCCGCTGATGGTGATCGGGCCGGAGGCGGTGGTGGATCTGCTGCCATCCAGCGGGGATCTCGTACCGGTCCTGTACTGGCCGGTGGTGATCCTGCTCTCCATCGCCTTCCTGACCACGCTCTACCACGTGTCCGTACCGGTGCGCTCGCCGTGGCCGGAGGACATCCCCGGGGCGCTGGTGGCCCTCGCGATATGGGTGCTGGGCAGCTTCCTGCTGCGGATCTACCTGGTGCATACGGTCGAGGGCCCGACGATCTACGGCTCGCTGGCCGCACCCGTCGCGGTGCTGCTGTGGATCGGGGTGTCCGCCTTCGCGGTGCTGGTCGGGGCGGCGGTCAACGCCGCGATCGACCGGGTCTGGCCCTCGGTGGCCACGGCCGCCGGGCGTGCGGAGCGCGCCGCCCGGGCCCGGGAGGAGGCGGCCCGGATGCGGGCGAAGGAGCAGCGCACGGCGGACGACGGCGCGGCGGAGATCACCCCGCCGTCGGAGTTCCCCGAGCGCTGGGCGCAGTTCCTGCCGCACGGCGACATACGCTCCCGGCTGCACACGAAGCGCGAGGCGGGAGAGAAGACGGGCGAGAAGCCGGGGGAGAAGGCCGCCGGGAAGGCCGGGAAGGCCGGGAAGGCAGCCGGGGAACCCGCCGGCCGGCCTGCCGATCAGCCCTCGGGTCCGGCTCAGCCCTCGGGTCCGGCTCAGCCCTCGGGGAAGGCGGCCGGGGAGCCCCGGACGCCCCGGCAGGGGCCGCGGCGTCCTGAGGTACGGTCCGCGGCGGACGGCGCGGACGACTCCGCGGCGGACGACGACCACCCGGTGCGCTGA
- a CDS encoding helix-turn-helix domain-containing protein: MSGNGVNGDMEEFAELLRELKGRTNRSYAALAARSGVSASALHRYCSGASVPGDYEVLARFGRACGAGGEELLELHRRWVLADAERKRAVSRVPAAVSAGRSGAAGAVTEGVSRVDVSQVETAGGPDAETRAEPGPGAASEPKPEPEPEPEPMRPAAAPAPAPASAPAPASEAVSAAAPPRRRPLLAVLALAVFAAAGVAAALLGKALTSSDGSGGSSDGRLLLSSRCPVVVSMGQSDACVHELQSLLARAGGRLDVDGAFGPVTQMRVVVFQLRSGLTPDGSVDERTKRALYENEGKPLDTWTPDRVTRRIREVFTEDPERAVGIADCASYLDPLSTLPNSNSTRNWGVFQLYDGTLRKLGGTREQALDPDWNIRAAHRLWARTHDFSAWRACDRAYRAGSKS; this comes from the coding sequence GTGTCCGGGAACGGGGTCAACGGGGATATGGAGGAGTTCGCGGAGCTGTTGCGCGAGCTCAAGGGGAGGACGAACCGCAGCTACGCGGCGCTGGCGGCGCGCAGCGGGGTGAGCGCGTCGGCGCTGCACCGCTACTGCTCGGGGGCGAGCGTGCCCGGCGACTACGAGGTGCTCGCGCGGTTCGGCAGGGCGTGCGGGGCCGGCGGCGAGGAACTGCTGGAGCTGCATCGGCGGTGGGTGCTGGCGGATGCGGAGCGCAAGCGGGCCGTTTCGCGGGTGCCGGCCGCGGTGTCGGCGGGTCGGTCCGGGGCTGCCGGGGCCGTCACGGAGGGCGTCTCACGGGTTGATGTCTCACAGGTTGAGACGGCGGGTGGGCCGGATGCCGAGACGCGGGCGGAACCGGGGCCCGGTGCGGCCTCGGAGCCGAAACCCGAGCCCGAACCCGAGCCGGAGCCCATGCGCCCTGCCGCTGCCCCGGCCCCGGCGCCGGCCTCGGCCCCGGCGCCGGCCTCGGAGGCCGTGTCCGCTGCGGCGCCGCCGCGTCGTCGGCCGCTGCTCGCCGTACTCGCCCTGGCCGTGTTCGCCGCCGCCGGGGTGGCGGCCGCGCTGTTGGGGAAGGCGCTGACGTCGTCGGACGGGTCGGGTGGGTCCTCGGACGGTCGGCTGCTGCTGTCCTCCCGCTGTCCGGTCGTGGTGAGCATGGGGCAGTCGGACGCGTGTGTGCACGAGCTCCAGTCGCTGCTCGCCCGCGCGGGCGGCAGGCTCGACGTCGACGGGGCCTTCGGACCGGTCACCCAGATGCGTGTCGTGGTGTTCCAGCTCCGCAGCGGGCTGACGCCCGACGGATCGGTGGACGAGCGGACCAAACGCGCGCTGTACGAGAACGAGGGCAAGCCGCTCGACACCTGGACACCGGACCGGGTCACCCGGCGCATCCGCGAGGTCTTCACCGAGGACCCCGAGCGCGCGGTCGGCATCGCGGACTGCGCCTCGTACCTCGATCCCCTCTCTACGCTGCCCAACTCCAACTCCACCCGGAACTGGGGCGTCTTCCAGCTGTACGACGGCACGCTGCGCAAGCTGGGCGGCACCCGGGAGCAGGCGCTGGATCCGGACTGGAACATCCGGGCGGCCCATCGGCTGTGGGCGCGCACCCATGACTTCAGCGCCTGGAGGGCCTGTGACCGCGCCTACCGCGCCGGGTCGAAGAGCTGA
- a CDS encoding GNAT family N-acetyltransferase yields MTTTVTTWHLEQTAPSDLSPAQEPPAAAGVRIARAEVPSPEFSHFLYTAVGSDVAWTDRLVWSREAWEEYLHRPGVETWVAYERGTPAGYIELEGQDEGVVEIVYFGLLPAFRGRRIGGHLLTWGTSRAWDMADRRPDRVPTKRVWVHTCSKDGPYALDNYRRRGFRVFDVKTSDEE; encoded by the coding sequence ATGACCACCACCGTGACCACCTGGCACCTGGAGCAGACGGCTCCGTCCGATCTCAGCCCGGCGCAGGAGCCGCCCGCCGCGGCCGGGGTGCGAATCGCCCGGGCCGAGGTGCCGAGCCCCGAGTTCAGCCACTTCCTCTACACGGCAGTGGGCTCGGATGTGGCGTGGACCGACCGGCTGGTGTGGTCGCGGGAGGCGTGGGAGGAGTATCTGCACCGGCCCGGTGTGGAGACCTGGGTGGCGTACGAGCGCGGGACCCCGGCCGGGTACATCGAGCTGGAGGGCCAGGACGAGGGCGTGGTGGAGATCGTGTACTTCGGTCTGCTGCCCGCCTTCCGCGGCCGCCGCATCGGCGGGCATCTGCTGACCTGGGGCACCTCTCGCGCCTGGGACATGGCCGACCGCCGGCCGGACCGGGTGCCGACCAAGCGGGTGTGGGTGCACACCTGTAGCAAGGACGGGCCGTACGCGCTGGACAACTACCGCCGCCGGGGGTTCCGGGTGTTCGACGTCAAGACGTCGGACGAGGAGTGA
- a CDS encoding putative leader peptide yields the protein MSRAGIALVSRRHVDLGRMSSAICPAG from the coding sequence ATGTCTCGAGCTGGAATTGCCTTGGTGAGTCGACGCCACGTCGACCTCGGCCGCATGTCCAGCGCCATCTGTCCGGCGGGCTGA